In the Pleurodeles waltl isolate 20211129_DDA chromosome 3_1, aPleWal1.hap1.20221129, whole genome shotgun sequence genome, CCTACGTTTAGCCACTGCTAAATAAAAACAGCTCTTGAAATGAAAAGAGCTGAGAAACCACAGACTTTGCCTTAACTCATAAAAAGTGCTGGGATTATAACGGAAGCCATATAGTTTGAAACCGTGCATAAGTGATATACCAAACTCCTTTGCACTAATATCTGTCCTTCCCCAATACTGACCTGCTCTGTGCTCCTGGATTCTGGTGACTGCCAGGGCATTACACTGCAACTGCAGCATGTGGTGGAGCATCGCAACTCCCAAAATGTTTGTATCCTGCATCTCTCCGTTGACATCTGTTTTCATCTTTGATCGGTCCTCCAAGTCCCTCTGGCCTGATACAAGAGACAGCACATCAGCTGCACTCAGCATCCTGCAGATGGCGGTTGCACTGAGCGCACACAGGAACCTGCGCTCAGGGCTCTGGCGCGCGCCGTGAGTCACAAGGCTGAAAACAGATCGATAGGAGCTATGGTACCGCCCATCGTCACCGGAGCCTTCAATCAAGGCCGGCGCCTCCATACTCTTCCCAGTTTCTGCTCCTGAACAAACTTGTGGTGGGGGTAGATGTAGCTTGTTTTTAGTCTGCTCCTCTAGGACTAGGTAATGTTTTTTCACTAGTTGGGTTACATTGCCAAACCCTGCCACTAGTACTGTCCTCAGGGCTAGATGGCAGAAGACCCCCAGGGCGAGGAGGCTACTTCCTATGGAACACTCTAACCAGTGGTAACTGCCCCAGGCACGCTCCATACACTGCTGACTGCAATACCTTGCGTAGCTGCAGCCCCGACAGGGCACCGTCGCTTGAGCCCGGTCCAAGCACAGATGACAATGGAGGTCTGCATTTGTGACCACGGACTTCACCCGATCCACATCTCCACCCATGTGGCGCCGAAGCCCTTCTGGAACGAGAAGACTAACAAAAGCCTCTTCCTTCACCAGCATCTCTCCTGGGTCAATGTTCCGCACAGCCACTAGGTGGCGTCCTCTATCGGGGCTAACGCGAGCACTCAGTGCTGCCGATGCCTTGGAAATGTTGGCATTCTCATCCCAGATGCGAAGGTCTTCAAGGTCATTTCTCAATACCTCCCCAGGGAGAACGGTATCTTTTTGTGTTTTCAGGCACGTTGAAATACTGGACTCCGAGTTGTTCTGATTTCCACTCACTTTGGATTTGAGATTCACAATGCTGCTCAGCAGTGACTCTTTGGTGTTGCTTGCGAGACTGCTGCTTTCAACTAGTTCTTCCATACTGCGGATAACTTCGATGGCCTCTTGACATCTACCCAGGTGCAGCAAACAGTCAGCTTTCCTCATCAGCACCTTATGCTGCAGCCTCTTGGGATAGCCGCTCTCCAGTGCTCTCTCGATATCTTCCAGACAAACCTAAGATAGGGAAACATTAACAATCAAAAAAGGGGTGGAAGCTATTTTTTCAGTGGTGTAAACTTCATTGACCGATTCACTTGTTAATCTACTCATTCTTTTCCTCCAATAATGAAAGACAATGATCCAAAATGCAACAGAACTACTCAAGGACAATTTGCTGCAGCAACAATTAGAGGTAGGAATACAGAGTGGGCCTGAACAGCAAGAGTTGCTAAACGTTTGCTAGACTTGTAAGTTTATGGTGCAGAGCCCCTCACTCCAGAATCGATAAAAAGCTGGCAGGCAATGAGCATACTGGATGGCACTGATGGTTTTATCTATCACAAATAGGTTTCTGTAGTTGACCTCACAGATGAAGGTAAGAGAGAGTTGCTTTTGCAAGCAGCTTTGGTCGGCTTCAGTAGAGCAGAACACAGGCGCAGGGAGGCTTGGGGATGGAAGTGATTGATCTGTTCCAGTCAGTAATAAAAAGATTAAGGCGGGATACTCACTTCAAAGTGTCCCATGTAGAAGAGAGCTGCTGATCGATTAGCATAACACACTGCAAGTTCTTCATCACCGTACACTGCATGGGATGCAGCCTGTAAAAATCACAAGGGTAAAAATCACAAGACACAAgaatggcattaaaaagtttgataaCTACTGCTCTAGAACTACAGCAGTAATagccttttaaaaacattttgatagAGCCATTATCGCCCTATTTACCAGTGCGTCCTTAATAGTCTCTTTAAAATGAATAGGTAAGAAGTCAGAAGAACCCAACACATTACCTAGAAAGGTAGAAAAGATGGAAATGATGCAGAAAAAACAGGTCAAAAATAAGCTTGGGACAGTGCACATTTCTACGCATTATCACCTTGGAGTACAAGGCGGCAGCACAATCGTACTCCTTCCTCTGAAATTTCTTGTTTCCTTCTTCTTTGTAGATTGTTGCTGCACACGGATCCTTCGAGACAGAATATTCCACACCCAGCATGCGTAGGACATTCTCGTCTTCTGTGCTGCAGTACATAAATCAAAGGGAAAAACAACAGTCAAAGCAAATACAGAGAACCTTTTTCATGTACGAGAAAAAACACGTTTAGTACGGCTCATAAAGAAATACATGTGCGAAGGTACAACTTTTGCTGCAGCCACACATCGCTGcctggaccagtgcttaatttgtgcttgttgtttccggtgctaagcaccagcagttatttttgagggctggcgcttagtcTTCGGcaacaggcatttactgtgagcaaacgacacatatgggaaagacggacgaagagaaaaacgaaaaagcgtcacaatgggagaaagcagaaagctgcaagagtgagctgaaggggcagggagtggctttaaatggattgaagaggcccgagatggcttcaggattacctgccttagtattccgtgttcacgaatttaattgcagcaggcacatgtTTAGGAGGATGGCTTtgggtactgtaaggaaatgcctccttggcatggttaccccctaactttttgcctttgctgatgctaagttatgattgaaagtgtgctgggaccctgctaaccaggccccagcaccattgttctctccctaaaattgtacctttgtctccacaattggtacagccctggcactcaggtaagacccttgtaactggtacccctggtaccaagggccgtgatcccagggaaggtctctaagggctgcagcatgtcttattccaccctagtgacccctcactcagcacatgcacactgcttcacagcttgtgtgtgctggtggggagaaaatgactaagttgacatggcactcccctcagagtgccatgccaacctcacactgcctgtggaataggtaagtcacccctctagcaggccttacagccctaaggcagggtgcactataccacaggtgagggcatatgtgcatgagcactatgtccctacagtgtctaagcaaaaccttagacattgtaagtgcagggtagccataagagtatatggtctgggagtttatcaaacacgaactccacagttccataatggctacactgaaatctgggaagtttggtatcaaacttctcagcacaataaatgcacactgatgccagtgtgcaatttattgtaaaatacacccagagggcatcttagagatgccccctgaattcctacccgacttctagtgtaggctgaccagttcctgccagcctgccacacaccagacatgttgctggccacatggggagagtgcgtttgtcactctgtggccaggaacaaaccctgtactgggtggaggtgcttctcacctccccctgcaggaactgtaacaccaggcggtgagcctcaaaggctcaccccttttgttacagcgcaccagggcatcccagctagtggagatgcccgcccctccggccactgcccccacttttggcggcaaggctggaggagataatgagaaaaacaaggaggagtcacccaccagtcaggacagcccctaaggtatcctgagctgaggtgacccctgccttgagaaatcctccatcttgagtttggaggattcccccaataggattagggatgtgccccaccacccccacagggaggaggcacaaagagggtgtagccaccctcaaggacagtagccattggctgctgccctcccagacctaaacacccccctaaattcagtatttaggggctccccagatcccaggaaatcagattcctgcaacctgaagaaagaagaaggactgctgacctacaagcctgcagagaaggaggaagacaacaactgatttggccccagccctaccggcctgtctccaacttcgaaaacctgctccagcgacgcatctgacagggaccagcgacctctgaagcctcagagactgccctggactacaggaccaagaaactccagtgaacaacggccctgttcaaaacctgcaacttctttgcaacaaagaagcaacttacgaggacttcacgtttcctgccaaaagtgtgagactctacactctgcacccgacgctcccggctcgacttgcagaaaaccaacacctcagggaggactccccggcgactgcgagcccgtgagtaaccagagacgacccccctgaggccccacagcgacgcctgcagagagaatccagaggctccccctgaacgcgactgcctgtaacaagggacccgacgcctggaaccaacactgcacccgcagaccccaggacctgaaggaaccgaacttcaacgcaggagtgaccctccaggcgaccctctgcctagcccaggtggtggctgttccgagaagcccccctgtgcctgcctgcactgctagagtgacccccggg is a window encoding:
- the SMYD4 gene encoding SET and MYND domain-containing protein 4 isoform X1 encodes the protein MVVPPAWYRQADRKKERKSFVSPLPMELPVEEWQAYARRKWAASTPSFKEKFSPNADLMDSIVACQLHTEDENVLRMLGVEYSVSKDPCAATIYKEEGNKKFQRKEYDCAAALYSKAASHAVYGDEELAVCYANRSAALFYMGHFEVCLEDIERALESGYPKRLQHKVLMRKADCLLHLGRCQEAIEVIRSMEELVESSSLASNTKESLLSSIVNLKSKVSGNQNNSESSISTCLKTQKDTVLPGEVLRNDLEDLRIWDENANISKASAALSARVSPDRGRHLVAVRNIDPGEMLVKEEAFVSLLVPEGLRRHMGGDVDRVKSVVTNADLHCHLCLDRAQATVPCRGCSYARYCSQQCMERAWGSYHWLECSIGSSLLALGVFCHLALRTVLVAGFGNVTQLVKKHYLVLEEQTKNKLHLPPPQVCSGAETGKSMEAPALIEGSGDDGRYHSSYRSVFSLVTHGARQSPERRFLCALSATAICRMLSAADVLSLVSGQRDLEDRSKMKTDVNGEMQDTNILGVAMLHHMLQLQCNALAVTRIQEHRAGESASTVESQEQVRLATALFPVTSLLNHSCDPNTSISFRGRSAIIRAAQPIRSGEEVTLCYGPHRSRMTLSKRRQMLSHQYFFECQCHACLEELASNVQSSLDSFSCPTCKAPMQGETLLSCSSGVCGLTIPSECLVAQQHNLELRVSKAVDLLEADKPGLALQILADCRSRAQGFLCSEHVLAARIEDHLARAHAARGDWQSAAVHLRSSLRNVELRHGASSIELGHELVKLAQIFFNGRAVPEAMDTILRAEQILTVHYGTQHELLQELREMKACLLDLRKVTGSRMKSTPAS
- the SMYD4 gene encoding SET and MYND domain-containing protein 4 isoform X2, translating into MELPVEEWQAYARRKWAASTPSFKEKFSPNADLMDSIVACQLHTEDENVLRMLGVEYSVSKDPCAATIYKEEGNKKFQRKEYDCAAALYSKAASHAVYGDEELAVCYANRSAALFYMGHFEVCLEDIERALESGYPKRLQHKVLMRKADCLLHLGRCQEAIEVIRSMEELVESSSLASNTKESLLSSIVNLKSKVSGNQNNSESSISTCLKTQKDTVLPGEVLRNDLEDLRIWDENANISKASAALSARVSPDRGRHLVAVRNIDPGEMLVKEEAFVSLLVPEGLRRHMGGDVDRVKSVVTNADLHCHLCLDRAQATVPCRGCSYARYCSQQCMERAWGSYHWLECSIGSSLLALGVFCHLALRTVLVAGFGNVTQLVKKHYLVLEEQTKNKLHLPPPQVCSGAETGKSMEAPALIEGSGDDGRYHSSYRSVFSLVTHGARQSPERRFLCALSATAICRMLSAADVLSLVSGQRDLEDRSKMKTDVNGEMQDTNILGVAMLHHMLQLQCNALAVTRIQEHRAGESASTVESQEQVRLATALFPVTSLLNHSCDPNTSISFRGRSAIIRAAQPIRSGEEVTLCYGPHRSRMTLSKRRQMLSHQYFFECQCHACLEELASNVQSSLDSFSCPTCKAPMQGETLLSCSSGVCGLTIPSECLVAQQHNLELRVSKAVDLLEADKPGLALQILADCRSRAQGFLCSEHVLAARIEDHLARAHAARGDWQSAAVHLRSSLRNVELRHGASSIELGHELVKLAQIFFNGRAVPEAMDTILRAEQILTVHYGTQHELLQELREMKACLLDLRKVTGSRMKSTPAS
- the SMYD4 gene encoding SET and MYND domain-containing protein 4 isoform X3, yielding MVVPPAWYRQADRKKERKSFVSPLPMELPVEEWQAYARRKWAASTPSFKEKFSPNADLMDSIVACQLHTEDENVLRMLGVEYSVSKDPCAATIYKEEGNKKFQRKEYDCAAALYSKAASHAVYGDEELAVCYANRSAALFYMGHFEVCLEDIERALESGYPKRLQHKVLMRKADCLLHLGRCQEAIEVIRSMEELVESSSLASNTKESLLSSIVNLKSKVSGNQNNSESSISTCLKTQKDTVLPGEVLRNDLEDLRIWDENANISKASAALSARVSPDRGRHLVAVRNIDPGEMLVKEEAFVSLLVPEGLRRHMGGDVDRVKSVVTNADLHCHLCLDRAQATVPCRGCSYARYCSQQCMERAWGSYHWLECSIGSSLLALGVFCHLALRTVLVAGFGNVTQLVKKHYLVLEEQTKNKLHLPPPQVCSGAETGKSMEAPALIEGSGDDGRYHSSYRSVFSLVTHGARQSPERRFLCALSATAICRMLSAADVLSLVSGQRDLEDRSKMKTDVNGEMQDTNILGVAMLHHMLQLQCNALAVTRIQEHRAGESASTVESQEQVRLATALFPVTSLLNHSCDPNTSISFRGRSAIIRAAQPIRSGEEVTLCYGPHRSRMTLSKRRQMLSHQYFFECQCHACLEELASNVQSSLDSFSCPTCKAPMQGETLLSCSSGVCGLTIPSECLVAQQHNLELRVSKAVDLLEADKPGPGRTLIPPSFSAVGWGHLEARFESPRPPLVPLSLSPPPNVHCSSHEEEEDGEKAIREETESRE